A window of the Chanodichthys erythropterus isolate Z2021 chromosome 21, ASM2448905v1, whole genome shotgun sequence genome harbors these coding sequences:
- the rhbdl3 gene encoding rhomboid-related protein 3 isoform X1 — translation MSRQDPFQELVDAVRRALTPQPPSPSPAPATAAATAATVTSTSPVFTASPMAKPAPYSGSAEDCSGFLLQCEMVLEMQPHLYPTDTAKIAFIISQLQGKALQWADSLWTQNGSVVKSYTAFVTHFREVFGKPLADSSTGEKLYNLKQGNKTVNDYALQFRTLAATSGWNEQALITTFRQGLEPNVRLHLAAYEDSIGLERFIQLAIRVGSRMQSCLLEHQGQSQATPLLRRSEPVSSPEPAPEPMQVDNSRLSPTERQRRLTLNLCLYCGSPGHVISTCPTRPPRPVVSAIIPSIQKMKPLTTVVNLTAATASIPVVALLDSGSAGNFISGALCRHLGIKTSPSPISYQVHSITGKPLSRKTIRRVTGPLQLHVGIFHTESIHLLVLEESTADVVLGRPWLELHNPNISWRTGEVLKWGDHCFPGCFPELPIPRSPLSTSLSINATSIESPMEKRSVEVPPDYAPFSDVFCPQRASKLPPHRPWDCAIDLLPGEPVPRGRIYPLSVPEEKAMEEYIKEALNQGYIRPSTSPAASSFFFVAKKDGGLRPCIDYRSLNKITVKFRYPLPLVPAALEHLRGATVFTKLDLRSAYNLIRIREGDEWKTAFVTPTGHYEYLVMPYGLVNAPSVFQDFIHEVLREFLHKFVLVYIDDILIYSRSLAEHRHHVAEVLKRLRQFHLFLKAEKCSFHQPSVHFLGYVIDHSGIRMDEGKVSAIQNWPTPSTIKELQRFLGFSNFYRRFIKNYSTIVSPLTNLLRKQPKSLSWSQPATEAFESLKKAFTTAPLLVHPNPDLPFVVEVDASTTGVGAVLSQQQGNPSRLHPCAFFSRKLNPAEVNYDIGDRELLAVKLALEEWRHWLEGANHPFQVLTDHKNLEYLKAAKRLNPRQARWAMFFSRFNFTISYRPGVKNIKADALSRLHAPEEKNDEPEPILPDTLFGSPIEWSEETLPSSNASSRTPPGCPQGLRYITRTRRTPLLHSVHSSLGTGHPGVNETLSLLKQRFWWPNMASDVRRYVQGCRECAISKSPRHLPTGKLNPLPVPERPWSHLGVDFVTDLPESDGHTCILVVVDRFSKACRLIPLEGLPTAMATAELMFNHVFRHYGIPEDIVSDRGPQFVSRVWKAFFSLLGVTVSLSSGYHPQSNGQTERKIQEIGRFLRTFCHGHQNSWNQYLGWAEYAQNSLRQATTGLTPFQCVLGFQPPLFPWDGEPSNVPAVDYWFRESERVWDSAHHQLQRALRRRKMTADLRRSQAPTYQPGQKVWLSTRDIRMRLPCKKLSPRFIGPFTILRQINPVTYRLQLPAQYKRIHPTFHVSLLKPHHPSVLPSTEPDVAAAEPPLPLILDDGTAYVVREILDSRRRGGLLEYLVDWEGYGPEERSWVPKNDILDPTLLQTFHTNHPDRPAPRPRGRPPRRRGPRPSGAGRGRGGTVTDTSGSTSLPYPRTQSPEY, via the coding sequence ATGAGCCGTCAAGACCCTTTCCAGGAGCTCGTGGATGCAGTTCGGCGAGCACTCACTCCTCAACCACCGTCACCATCACCAGCACCAGCCACCGCTGCTGCCACCGCCGCCACAGTCACCTCTACTTCGCCGgtattcaccgccagtcccatggccaaaccggcgccctactcaggatcggcggaggattgcagcggattcctcctTCAGTGTGAgatggtcctggagatgcagccgcacctctacccCACCGATACGGCgaaaatagcgttcattatctcccaactgcaaggtaaggccctacAATGGGCAGATTCGCTCTGGACTCAAAATGGATCAGTTGTCAAATCCTACACGGCATTCGTTAcccacttcagagaagtcttcGGAAAACCTTTGGCAGATTCCTCAACTGGTGAGAAAttgtataatttaaaacaaggaaataagactgttaacgattatgccttgcagttcagaacgctcgccgcaaccagcggatggaacgaacaagccctcatcactaCCTTTCGACAAGGTCTGGAGCCAaacgtgcggctgcatctcgctgcatacgaggactccataggACTTGAAAgattcatccaactcgccatccgcgtgggttctcgtatgcagtcgtgtctcctcgagcaccagggccagtcacaGGCTACACctctcctccgtcggtccgaacccgtcagctccccagaaccagccccCGAGCCCATGCAAGTGGATAACTCCCGTTTGTCACCcacagaaagacagagaaggctgaccctgaatctatgCTTATACTGTGGATCTcctgggcatgtcatctccacatgcccaacccgtcctcctcgacctgtGGTGAGTGCTATCATTCCCTCTATccaaaagatgaaaccactcactactgtagtaaaccttactgctgctacTGCTTCcattccagtggtggcgctcctcgattcagggtcagcaggaaatttcatctccggcgccctctgtcgacacctcgggattaagacctcgccttctccgaTTAGCTACCAGGTCCACTctatcacgggcaaacccctgagccgcaAGACGATTCGACGCGTCACTGGACCCCTTCAACTGCACGTGGGTATCTTCCACACCGAatccatccatctgctggttctggaggaatccaccgctgacgtggttctagggcgcccgtggctggaacTCCACAATCCCAACATCTcatggcgcacgggcgaagtcctgaagtggggcgaccactgttTCCCTGGCTGTTTTCCAGAACTTCCCATtccaagatctcctctctcaACAAGTCTCTCTATCAACGCTACCTCCATCGAAAGCCCCATGGAAAAACGCTCCGTCGAAGTTCCacccgactacgcccccttcagtgacgtcttctgcccgcaacgcgcctccaagcttcctccacaccggccatgggactgtgccatcgatctgttgccgggtgaaccagtgcccaggggacgcatataccccctgtcagtaccggaggagaaggccatggaggaatacatcaaagaggcccttaatcaaggatacatccgcccgtctacttcccctgctgcttcaagcttcttcttcgtggccaagaaggacggaggcttgaggccttGCATTGATTACCGCTCATTAAACAAGATCACAGTCAAATTCcggtatccacttcccctcgtcccagcggctctggaacatctccgcggtgccactgtgttcaccaagctggacctccgcagcgcgtacaacctcatccggatacgcgagggggacgagtggaagaccgccttcgtcacgcccaccggccactatgaatacctagttatgccgtatggcctggtcaacgccccctccgtattccaggactttatccatgaggtgctccgggagttcctccacaagttcgtcctcgtgtatattgatgacatcctcatctactcccggagcttggccgaacatcgccaccacgttgcggaggtcctcaagcgcttacggcagttccatctcttcctaaaagcagagaagtgctcGTTCCATCAGCCCTCAGTCCACTTCCTAGGATATgtgattgaccacagtggcatccggatggacgaggggaaggtctctgccatccagaactggcccactccaagtaccataaaagaactccaacgtttcCTCGGATTTTCCAATTTCTACCGCCGATTCATCAAGAATTACAGCACCAtagtcagtccactcaccaacctcctccggaagcagcccaagtctctgtcctggtcccagccTGCCACAGAAGCTTTCGAGTCACTCAAGaaggccttcaccaccgctcccctcctcgtccaccccaatccagacctcccattcgtcgtggaggtggacgcctccaccaccggagtgggagcggtactatcacagcagcaggggaacccaagtaggctccatccatgcgccttcttctcccgtaagctcaacccggcggaggtgaaCTATGATATCGGGGATCGCGAACTCCTGGCTGTAAAGCTCGCCCttgaagagtggaggcattggttggagggggcaAACCACCCATTCCAAGTTCTAACCGACCATAAGAACCTCGAGTATCTGAAAGCtgccaaacgactcaacccTCGTCAAGCCCGGTGGGCGATGTTCTTCTCACGATTCAACTTCACAATTTCATACCGCCCTGGTGTCAAGAACATTAAAGCCGATGCTCTCTCACGTCTCCACGCCCCCGAGGAAAAGAACGACGAACCTGAACCTATCCTGCCTGATACCCTCTTCGGGAGCCCCATCGAATGGTCAGAAGAGaccttaccctcctccaatgcctcctcacgcactccgccgggttgcccccaaggcttaCGCTACATAAcccggacacgacgcactccactcctgcactccgttcactcctcacttggcactggtcacccgggggtcaatgagaccctctcgctgcttaaacagcgcttctggtggcccaacatggccagcgacgtcagaaggtacgtgcagggctgcagggagtgcgccatctccaagagcccacgccatctaccaaccggcaagctcaatcctctgcccgttcctgagagaccctggtcacacctgggagtggattTCGTCACGGATCTCCCAGAGTCTGATGGTCACACCTGCATTCTGGTCGTCGTGGACCgtttctccaaagcctgccgtCTAATACCCCTGGAAGGTCTACCGACTGCCATGGCCACAGCGgaattaatgttcaaccatgtctttCGTCACTATGGAATCCCCGAAGATATAGTCTCTGACAGAGGACCTCAATTTGTCTCTCGAGTCTGGAAggcgttcttctccctcctgggtgtgaccgtcagcctatcgtctggataccatcctcagtcgaacgggcagacggaacggaagatccaggagatcggccgcttcctgcgtaccttctgtcacggccaccagaactcctggaaccagtacctgggttgggccgagtacgcccagaactccctccgtcaagccactactggattaacacctttccaatgcgtactcggtttccaacccccactgttcccctgggacggggaaccctccaacgttcctgcagttgactactggttccgggagagcgagagggtatgggactcagctcaccaccagcttcagagagccctgcgcaggcgcaagatgacagccgaccttcggcgctcccaagctccaacctaccaaccggggcagaaggtctggctgtccaccagagacatcaggatgcgcctgccctgcaagaagctgagtccccgcttcattggcccgttcaccatccttcgacagatcaaccccgtcacctacagACTACAACTCCCTGCACAGTACAAAAGAATTCATCCCACTTTCCACGTGTCActattaaaacctcaccacccttctgttcttccttccacagaacctgacgtggcagccgccgagcccccccttccactcatcctggacgatggAACTGCTTACGTGGTGcgagagatcctggactcccggcgccgtggtggtctcttAGAATAcctggtggattgggaaggctatggccccgaggaacgctcatgggtccccaagaatgatatccttgatcctactctgttacagactttccacaccaaccacccagacagacctgccccacgacctcgaggacgaccaccacgacgtcggggtcctcggccctcaggagcgggccgtgggagggggggtactgtcacagacacgtcaggttccacctcactcccttacccacgcacccaatctccagagtactga